GCTTTGCTCCACCCACACCAATCTTTCCTCCCAGGGATACGGTTTTGTATTTTGATTCATTACCTACTATTATTACCTTTCAATGGTCGGAAGTAAGCGGCGCTCAATACTATTATTTAAGGCTCTATGAAGACACCACCTTTCTCTTTGAGATTCGAGTAACCGCCAATGCTGAAGCAGTCGAAATTGGAAAAGCAGGAGGCTATTTTTGGCAGGTGCTAGCAGGAAGTAAACACTGGGAATATGACACCGGTTGGTCTCCCCTGGTGCGATTCCTTGTGAGCGTAAAATAGAAAATAGCTTAATATTATTTAGATTGACATTAAACTCACTCTGAGATATAATTATTCAATGGGAGGTAATATGCAAAAATCGATCTTTTTTCTTTTTGTTTTTGCTCTTGGTTTTAGCGGGACCTTAAAAGAAGATGGCATTGCCGGGATTGATATAGAAGTAAAAGGAAAGGAGATGCGATATCTAACTCCAACAAGTCCTGGCAGTCCATCGTCTTTTCGGACAACCGTCTATGACCGTTCCCGGGCACAAGTCCTCTGGGTTGATAGGAATCACCAATATGCCATTGCCGAACATGTGGCTTTATCCGGCAACGGTATGTGTGCCCAGGTGGGCTGGTGGTTGAATAATAAAAGAACCAGCCATTATCGCACACTGGGCAGCGAAATTCCTATCTGGAATTATCCCTTACCTTTGACCGAATGGTATCTACCGGTGGGCATTTCTTTGACGGGCGATGATATTGCGGCAGGGGCTACTGGTGAACCCTTCTATAGTTTTTCCAGTACCATCAATGCACCTAAATGGTTTTTTAACCTCCCCGCTGGTTTCAAAATCGCCACCTGTTCTCAAGGTCCGAGTGTGGCGGTAAGTGATAATGGTGCAGTATACGCGGTGCTGGCGAGATCTACCGATGTCGGTAAACTTTTTATTTTCAATCAGCAAGGCGATACTATTCGGACTATCACTTTCTCACAAAATAATGGCATATATGGACTTGACATTTCCAATGACGGCACAGTCCTGTGTGTCTCCACTTATTATGCGACTTATATCTACAACCTTGATGGCACCCGTCGTGATTCCCTTTATAATTATAGTCAGACTACTGCCAAAATATCCGGAGATGGTAAATATCTCGTGAAAGGACATTTTAATGGCCGGGTATATCTTTACCGTTGGACAGGAGTAAATTATACACTTAAATGGGAACACTATACTGGCCATCCCTGGGTCACTGCTGTAGCGATATCCGATAATGGAGCAACAATTATGGCAGGGACTTTCCAGTATAGCCCTACTTATGCCGGTAAAGTGTTGATGTATGATTCCTCATCAGCAACACCCTTGTGGGAATATACCCAATACGGTGATTTCGTGGATGAATGTGCACTCTCGGCTGATGGAACAAGGGGTGCCGCTGTATCCTGGGGGCAGTATCAAGGCACCTTTGGTGATGTGCTTACTGTCTTTAATAAATCTTCTTCAACTCCACTATTCCAATTGCTCGATGATATCGATGAACCGGGTTCGCTCACAAGTGTTGACATTTCCAAAGACGGTTCTTTCGTAATTGCCGGCGGAAAGGCGGTTCATGCCCGGGAATTCGGCAATGGAGGTGAGGTCTACGCAATAAGAATCATTGAACCCTGGACTTCAGATGTTGGTGTCAAAAGCATTGATGTCCCAGGGAATTTTCTCCAAACTGGACAATCAATCGCTCCCCAGGCAATCGTGAAAAACTATGGAACTTCTGCTTCCAGTTTTAATACATTATGTTTTATCTACGATTCTCTTGGCACCTTACTCTACCAGAGTACGATGCCCGTCAATAACCTTCCGGGCGGGGCGGAACAAACATTGACCTTTTCCCCAAACTGGACAGTTCCTGCTTACGGCAAATATTCGACCATGGTAATCACCACCTTAACCGGCGACCAATATCCCGCGAATGACACCCTTAAAAAAGGCAGCATCTGCTATCATGACGGAGCAGTTACCCGCATCGAATTCCCCTTCAGCGAATTGACCCTCAATTATACCCGGCCGCCCCGAGTAACGATTGCGAACCAAGGTAGTTATGCCGAGAATATTCCTGTGGTATGTAATATTTATGATTCAGGCAATAATTTAGTCTATACCGGAACCGGACAAGCATATCTAAATCCTCTACAATCCAGCACGATCTGGTTGAACCCAGCGTGGACACCCAACATCACGCAAACTTATACCGCCCATTTTTATACCACCGTCAATGACGATTATAATCGGGCTAACGATACCTTGCGCCAGTCCATAAGTGTCACCACCGAGATTCTCTACGATGATGGTAATTTGGATATTTACGGGTATGTTTCCAGCAATTATTATGATAATAAGTTTGCCCAGCGAATGATACCATGTTTGACTCCACCGTTTGTGATCACCGGAGCACGCTTCTATGCCAGCACTTCCGCACCCATGCTGATCTCGATTCATGCTGATTCCGCCGGACTCCCGGGGCTCAACCCGAGTTATTATATTGCTCCACCTGAAACGATTTTTCCGGCTGGAACCGGCTGGGCAGTAAAAACATATTCTCCACCCATCATCGTCACCAGTTCCAATCCCTTCTGGCTGGTTCTACATTGGTTCGCTAATTCACCTACTTCGCCCTATGTCGGTATGGATAATACTATACCCCGGGACAGTGTAGCATTCTGGTACTGGACCGAACCCTCCAATTACGGTTGGCATCCCTGGTATACCTATGATTTCATGATGCGGGTAGCAACTGATTATCTCCCGGGAGTTGCCCAAGATAATATCAACCTTGAAAAGCGACTTATTTTCTATCCTCCTCTACCCAATCCTTTCACCGGTTGTGTGAAAATTTCGATTAGTGTGCCTGAGGAAAAAGAAATCGCTTTGAACATCTACGATGTAACTGGACGTTTGATAAAAAATTTAGTAACCGGGAAATTAAAACCGGGGAAATATACCTTTATGTGGGATGGACGCGATACCCAGAATCGGAAACTCGGTGCCGGAATATATTTCGTAAAAGCTGATGGAGAGAAAGAAAACTACACTGAGAAAATCATCCTTGTTCAATAAGTCCAAAAAACTTCCTGCCCCCTTTGAAAAGTTACTTATTTCTCGCTCGCTTTTCAAAGGGGGCGGTTCTTAAAAAAAGGAGGAATCATGAGAATCTTTAATATTTCCACTATATCCATCTTCTTGTCGCTTACGATTGCCAACTCTGTTTATGGGCAATATCTAAAGGAAACAGGCATTACTTCTAATTTATTGAAAGAATTGAAATATTCATTACAACTGACCACTCCGGACACTGCCCTGATGAATGCCCTCACCAACAATGAGCTCCATGCCCTGACCTTAAGCAGGGAATTTATAAAAAAACACAATAACCTCTTCTCGCATAAGATAAAAACCAAAGGTATCACCGACCAACAAAATTCCGGGCGTTGCTGGATATTTGCCGGTTTAAATCTTTTAAGACCGCTGGTTATAAAGAAATATCACTTAAAAAATTTTGAGTTCTCTCAGTCTTATCTTGCTTTCTATGATAAACTGGAAAAAGCAAATTTTATTTTGGAATTTATTATCCAGACCAGAGACCGGGATTTATTGGACCGTGAATTGTCTGAAATCCTTGATGAGGGAGTCCAGGATGGCGGCTACTGGCAGTGGTTTGTGGCATTGGTGGAAAAATATGGATTGGTTCCCAAAGATATCTATCCAGAAACCCATCCCACCAGCAATACCTGGTTAATGAATAGAATAATAAATGAGCAAGTTTTGGCTGGAAGTAAAGCACTCCGAACGTTGACACAAAAAGGGGTAGACGAAACTGAGTTGCGGGCTTTAAAATTAAAAATTCTAAAGCAAGTTTACAAAACCCTCGTCATGCATTTCACCGCTCCGCCCGAACATTTTATCTGGCGCTACGAAGATGAGGACGGAAAGATTATTGAAACACGTACCTATACA
The nucleotide sequence above comes from candidate division WOR-3 bacterium. Encoded proteins:
- a CDS encoding FlgD immunoglobulin-like domain containing protein → MQKSIFFLFVFALGFSGTLKEDGIAGIDIEVKGKEMRYLTPTSPGSPSSFRTTVYDRSRAQVLWVDRNHQYAIAEHVALSGNGMCAQVGWWLNNKRTSHYRTLGSEIPIWNYPLPLTEWYLPVGISLTGDDIAAGATGEPFYSFSSTINAPKWFFNLPAGFKIATCSQGPSVAVSDNGAVYAVLARSTDVGKLFIFNQQGDTIRTITFSQNNGIYGLDISNDGTVLCVSTYYATYIYNLDGTRRDSLYNYSQTTAKISGDGKYLVKGHFNGRVYLYRWTGVNYTLKWEHYTGHPWVTAVAISDNGATIMAGTFQYSPTYAGKVLMYDSSSATPLWEYTQYGDFVDECALSADGTRGAAVSWGQYQGTFGDVLTVFNKSSSTPLFQLLDDIDEPGSLTSVDISKDGSFVIAGGKAVHAREFGNGGEVYAIRIIEPWTSDVGVKSIDVPGNFLQTGQSIAPQAIVKNYGTSASSFNTLCFIYDSLGTLLYQSTMPVNNLPGGAEQTLTFSPNWTVPAYGKYSTMVITTLTGDQYPANDTLKKGSICYHDGAVTRIEFPFSELTLNYTRPPRVTIANQGSYAENIPVVCNIYDSGNNLVYTGTGQAYLNPLQSSTIWLNPAWTPNITQTYTAHFYTTVNDDYNRANDTLRQSISVTTEILYDDGNLDIYGYVSSNYYDNKFAQRMIPCLTPPFVITGARFYASTSAPMLISIHADSAGLPGLNPSYYIAPPETIFPAGTGWAVKTYSPPIIVTSSNPFWLVLHWFANSPTSPYVGMDNTIPRDSVAFWYWTEPSNYGWHPWYTYDFMMRVATDYLPGVAQDNINLEKRLIFYPPLPNPFTGCVKISISVPEEKEIALNIYDVTGRLIKNLVTGKLKPGKYTFMWDGRDTQNRKLGAGIYFVKADGEKENYTEKIILVQ
- a CDS encoding C1 family peptidase, which gives rise to MRIFNISTISIFLSLTIANSVYGQYLKETGITSNLLKELKYSLQLTTPDTALMNALTNNELHALTLSREFIKKHNNLFSHKIKTKGITDQQNSGRCWIFAGLNLLRPLVIKKYHLKNFEFSQSYLAFYDKLEKANFILEFIIQTRDRDLLDRELSEILDEGVQDGGYWQWFVALVEKYGLVPKDIYPETHPTSNTWLMNRIINEQVLAGSKALRTLTQKGVDETELRALKLKILKQVYKTLVMHFTAPPEHFIWRYEDEDGKIIETRTYTPLEFYREFVGINLKDYVSLIHYPGREFNRLYEFDNCRNLYDSPNPQSVNVEITQLKEFVKKSILNDEPVWFACDVGKGSDRKTGILSSALYNYDAIFQPELKMDKETRIFYRYSNANHAMIILGVDIKNNQPVKYLVENSHGSDEGEQGFYTMYDDWFTDYVYEVIINKKYLTDEIKKIFAQEPIHLPLWDPMAQLLKVE